In Dioscorea cayenensis subsp. rotundata cultivar TDr96_F1 chromosome 11, TDr96_F1_v2_PseudoChromosome.rev07_lg8_w22 25.fasta, whole genome shotgun sequence, a single genomic region encodes these proteins:
- the LOC120271478 gene encoding phenolic glucoside malonyltransferase 1-like, with product MQTPSSPPLHPIKTLENSTVSPPKGSVPDTSIPLNSFDILWLTYGAVQRLFFFKLPSFSTSHFISHHLPTFKSSLSLTLQHFFPLCGHVRPSSSSPDHYEIHYTDGDSVSLILSESTGDFQELSGHQPKDFKKLHPLIPSLTKESTSLMALQLTGFPNHGGLCLGVSIKHVVSDGTGFINFVKSWAATNLAGVPKFTPPLLHRNIISDSEKLYSVNLEAIRLMEAKLKVFSANVDSPDDELVCATFSLNKEDIKKIKDSIMSKYGSGFAAPFHCSTFVVACAYMWTCLIRSRKWPSERTAHFVFAVDARPRVTPAIPPSYFGNYLGCCFTEVKVGDVMDGDGVHVAAEAIGKAIDELMKHGVLREAEEWPRKLMALSSERPLSIAGSPKLGVYEIDFGWGKPVKVEVTTIKETGAMSMAEIGGGGGGGGGGGIEFGLAFPKHEIDAFQTCFTAGLQLL from the coding sequence ATGCAAACACCCTCATCACCACCACTCCATCCGATCAAAACCTTAGAGAATTCTACGGTTTCACCTCCCAAAGGCTCAGTCCCTGACACCTCAATCCCTCTCAACTCCTTCGATATCCTCTGGCTCACCTACGGCGCCGTCCAAcgtctcttcttcttcaaactCCCATCCTTCTCCACTTCCCACTTCATCTCCCACCACCTCCCCACCTTCAAATCCTCTCTTTCCCTCACTCTCCAACATTTCTTTCCCTTATGCGGCCATGTCAGGCCATCCTCTTCATCTCCAGATCACTACGAGATTCACTACACCGACGGCGACTCAGTCTCTCTTATACTCTCCGAGTCAACCGGAGACTTCCAAGAACTCTCCGGCCACCAACCCAAAGACTTCAAGAAACTCCATCCATTAATCCCAAGCTTAACCAAAGAATCCACTTCTTTGATGGCCTTGCAACTCACTGGTTTCCCCAACCATGGTGGCCTTTGCTTAGGGGTCTCCATCAAGCACGTCGTCTCAGACGGTACTGGCTTCATCAACTTCGTCAAGTCATGGGCTGCCACAAACCTCGCCGGAGTTCCCAAATTCACTCCACCATTACTTCACCGCAACATCATCTCCGACAGCGAAAAGCTCTACTCCGTCAATCTTGAAGCCATTAGACTCATGGAAGCCAAACTCAAAGTGTTCTCAGCCAACGTTGACTCGCCGGACGACGAACTGGTTTGCGCCACCTTTTCTTTAAACAAAGAAGATATCAAGAAGATCAAAGACTCAATCATGAGCAAATATGGATCAGGCTTTGCAGCACCATTCCATTGTTCTACGTTTGTGGTTGCATGTGCTTATATGTGGACGTGTTTGATTAGGTCTAGAAAGTGGCCAAGTGAGAGAACTGCTCATTTTGTGTTCGCCGTGGATGCGAGACCTCGGGTGACTCCGGCGATCCCGCCATCGTATTTCGGTAACTATCTTGGCTGCTGTTTCACAGAAGTTAAGGTTGGTGATGTAATGGATGGTGATGGAGTTCATGTGGCTGCTGAGGCTATTGGAAAAGCCATTGATGAGCTTATGAAACATGGAGTTTTAAGAGAAGCTGAGGAATGGCCGAGAAAGCTTATGGCTTTGTCTAGTGAGAGGCCGTTGTCGATCGCCGGCTCGCCGAAGTTGGGGGTTTATGAGATTGATTTTGGGTGGGGGAAGCCTGTGAAGGTGGAGGTGACCACCATTAAAGAAACTGGAGCTATGTCCATGGCCGAGATTGgcggcggaggaggaggaggaggaggaggaggtatTGAGTTTGGTTTGGCTTTTCCTAAGCATGAGATTGATGCGTTTCAGACTTGTTTTACTGCTGGTCTTCAGCTTCTTTAA